The following are encoded in a window of Lynx canadensis isolate LIC74 chromosome B1, mLynCan4.pri.v2, whole genome shotgun sequence genomic DNA:
- the PPID gene encoding peptidyl-prolyl cis-trans isomerase D, which translates to MSHPSPQTKPSNPSNPRVFFDVDIGGERVGRIVLELFADIVPKTAENFRALCTGEKGIGPTTGKPLHFKGCPFHRIIKKFMIQGGDFSNQNGTGGESIYGEKFEDENFYYKHDQEGLLSMANAGCNTNGSQFFITTVPTPHLDGKHVVFGQVIKGMGVARILENVEVKGEKPAKLCVIAECGELKEGDDWGIFPKDGSGDSHPDFPEDADIDLKDVDKILLITEDLKNIGNTFFKSQNWEMAIKKYTKVLRYVEGSKAVIEKADRLKLQPIALSCVLNIGACKLKMSNWQGAIDSCLEALEIDPSNTKALYRRAQGWQGLKEYDQALADLKKAQEIAPEDKAIQAELLKVKQKIKAQKDKEKAAYAKMFA; encoded by the exons ATGTCTCACCCGTCCCCCCAGACTAAGCCCTCCAACCCCAGTAACCCCCGAGTCTTCTTTGACGTGGACATAGGAGGGGAGCGAG ttggtCGAATTGTCTTAGAATTGTTTGCAGATATTGTACCGAAAACTGCAGAAAATTTTCGTGCATTGTGTACAGGAGAAAAAGGCATTGGACCCACCACTGGGAAACCTCTCCATTTCAAAGGATGTCCTTTCCATCGAA ttATTAAGAAATTTATGATTCAGGGTGGAGACTTCTCAAATCAAAATGGGACAGGCGGAGAAAGTATTTATGGTGAaaaatttgaagatgaaaatTTCTATTATAAG CATGACCAGGAAGGTTTATTGAGCATGGCAAACGCAGGCTGCAATACAAATGGTTCTCAGTTCTTTATCACAACAGTTCCGACTCCTCATTTGGATGGGAAACATGTGGTATTTGGTCAAGTAATTAAAGGAATGGGTGTGGCAAGGATACTGGAAAATGTAGAAGTGAAAGGTGAAAAACCTGCCAAA TTGTGCGTTATTGCAGAATGCGGAGAATTGAAGGAAGGGGATGATTGGGGCATATTCCCAAAAGATGGCTCTGGTGACAGTCATCCAGATTTCCCTGAGGATGCAGATATAGATTTAAAAGAT gtagataaaattttactaataacagaagacttaaaaaatattggaaatacttTTTTCAAATCCCAGAATTGGGAGAtggccattaaaaaatatacaaaagttttaag ATACGTGGAAGGTTCAAAGGCTGTTATTGAGAAAGCAGACAGATTGAAGCTGCAACCTATAGCTTTAAGCTGCGTGCTGAATATTGGTGCTTGTAAACTGAAGATGTCAAATTGGCAGGGAGCAATTGACAGTTGTTTGGAG GCTCTTGAAATAGACCCATCAAATACGAAAGCATTGTACCGTAGAGCCCAAGGATGGCAAGGATTAAAAGAATACGATCAAGCTTTG gCTGATCTTAAGAAAGCTCAGGAGATAGCACCAGAAGATAAAG cTATCCAGGCAGAATTGCTGAAAgtcaaacaaaagataaaggcacagaaagataaagagaaggcAGCATATGCAAAAATGTTTGCCTAA
- the ETFDH gene encoding electron transfer flavoprotein-ubiquinone oxidoreductase, mitochondrial — translation MLVPLAKLSCPAYQCFHALKIKKNYLPLCGTRWSSTSVVPRITTHYTIYPRDKDKRWEGVNMERFAEEADVVIVGAGPAGLSAAVRLKQLATKHEKDIRVCLVEKAAQIGAHTLSGACLDPRAFEELFPDWKEKGAPLNTPVTEDRFGILTEKYRIPVPILPGLPMNNHGNYIVRLGHLVSWMGEQAEALGVEVYPGYAAAEVLFHEDSSVKGIATNDVGIQKDGAPKTTFERGLELHAKVTIFAEGCHGHLAKQLYKKFDLRANCDPQTYGIGLKELWIIDEKKWKPGRVDHTVGWPLDRHTYGGSFLYHLNEGEPLVALGFVVGLDYQNPYLSPFREFQRWKHHPSIQPTLEGGKRIAYGARALNEGGFQSIPKLTFPGGLLIGCSPGFMNVPKIKGSHTAMKSGILAAESIFNQLTGENLQSKTIGLHVTEYEDNLKKSWVWKELYSVRNIRPSCHGILGVYGGMIYTGIFYWIFRGMEPWTLKHKGSDSDQLKPAKDCTPIEYPKPDGQISFDLLSSVALSGTNHEHDQPAHLTLKDDSIPVNRNLSIYDGPEQRFCPAGVYEFVPLEQGDGFRLQINAQNCVHCKTCDIKDPSQNINWVVPEGGGGPAYNGM, via the exons GAGTGAACATGGAGAGGTTTGCGGAAGAAGCAGATGTAGTTATCGTTGGCGCAGGCCCCGCAGGACTCTCTGCAGCAGTCCGTCTAAAGCAGCTGGCTACTAAACATGAAAAGGACATCCGTGTGTGTCTCGTAGAGAAAGCTGCTCAAATAGGAGCTCATACTCTCTCAGGGGCCTGCCTGGATCCACGTGCTTTTGAAGAATTATTCCCAGACTGGAAGGAGAAGGGA gCTCCACTTAACACTCCCGTAACAGAAGACAGATTTGGAATTTTAACGGAGAAATACAGAATTCCAGTGCCAATTCTTCCAG GTCTTCCAATGAATAATCATGGCAATTACATTGTCCGCTTGGGACATTTAGTAAGCTGGATGGGAGAACAAGCAGAAGCCCTTGGTGTTGAAGTATACCCTGGCTATGCTGCTGCTGAG gtCCTTTTTCATGAAGATAGTAGTGTAAAGGGGATTGCCACTAATGATGTAGGGATACAAAAGGATGGTGCCCCAAAG acaaCATTTGAGCGAGGACTAGAACTACATGCCAAAGTTACAATTTTTGCAGAGGGTTGCCATGGACATCTAGCCAAGCAACTATATAAGAAGTTTGATTTGAGAGCCAATTGTGATCCCCAAACCTATGGAATTGGACTCAAGGAG ttatggatTATTGATGAAAAGAAGTGGAAACCTGGAAGAGTAGATCACACTGTTGGTTGGCCCTTGGACAGACATACTTATGGAGGCTCTTTCCTCTACCATTTAAATGAAGGTGAACCCCTGGTAGCTCTTGGTTTTGTG gttggTCTAGACTACCAGAATCCATATCTGAGCCCATTTAGAGAGTTCCAGAGGTGGAAACACCATCCCAGCATTCAGCCGACATTGGAAGGTGGAAAAAGAATTGCATATGGAGCCAGAGCTCTGAATGAAGGTGGCTTTCAG tcTATACCAAAGCTCACCTTTCCTGGTGGTTTACTAATTGGTTGTAGCCCTGGTTTCATGAATGTTCCCAAGATCAAAGGTTCCCACACAGCAATGAAAAGTGGAATTTTGGCAGCAGAATCTATTTTTAATCAACTAACTGGTGAAAATCTCCAATCAAAGACAATAG gacTCCATGTAACTGAGTATGAGGACAATTTGAAGAAATCATGGGTGTGGAAAGAGCTATATTCTGTTAGAAATATAAGACCATCCTGCCATGGAATACTGGGTGTATATGGAGGGATGATTTACACTGGAATCTTCTACTGGATATTTAGAGGAATGGAGCCATGGACTCTAAAACATAAAG GTTCTGACTCTGATCAGCTCAAGCCAGCCAAGGACTGCACACCTATTGAGTATCCAAAACCTGATGGACAGATCAGCTTTGACCTGTTGTCATCTGTGGCCCTAAGTGGTACTAATCATGAACATGACCAGCCAGCACATTTAACCTTAAAGGATGACAGTATTCCTGTAAACAGAAATCTGTCAATATATGATGGACCAGAACAGCGATTTTGCCCTGCAG gAGTTTATGAATTTGTACCTTTGGAACAAGGTGATGGATTTCGGTTACAGATAAATGCTCAGAATTGTGTGCATTGTAAAACATGTGATATTAAAGATCCAAGTCAGAATATTAACTGGGTGGTACCTGAAGGCGGTGGAGGACCTGCTTACAATGGAATGTAA